A single region of the Corallococcus caeni genome encodes:
- a CDS encoding alpha/beta hydrolase, with product MSTRHLVDPSLLSLTAYEFLPGLSRENHTDARVFMDQMIASIAPRTTALRGEVRIPGRNGAPDVRLVIQTPPGQTTARPAVLFLHGGGMVMGSATMGEGFDAELALAHDAVVISVDYRLAPEVPFPGPIDDAYAALRWVHANAASLGVDPSRIVLMGQSAGGGLAASLAQLTRDDNGPRPAAQILIYPMLDARTGTALEADPNPTTGEFSWTRAHTRFGWESLRGDYLPTDARAGHFSASLGQDVSHLPPAFIAVGSLDVFFDESMDYARRLSRAGVSVELHVYPGAIHGFDAIPNAWMTTSFKRELNEALARALRAPTELAA from the coding sequence ATGTCCACCCGTCATCTCGTCGACCCGTCCCTCCTTTCCCTCACCGCTTACGAGTTCCTCCCGGGGCTCTCCCGCGAGAACCACACGGACGCCCGCGTGTTCATGGACCAGATGATCGCGTCCATCGCTCCCCGGACCACCGCGCTCCGCGGCGAGGTGCGCATCCCCGGGCGGAACGGAGCGCCCGACGTCCGGCTCGTCATCCAGACTCCGCCGGGTCAGACCACGGCGCGGCCCGCAGTGCTGTTCCTGCACGGCGGCGGCATGGTGATGGGCAGCGCCACCATGGGCGAGGGCTTCGACGCGGAGCTCGCCCTCGCGCACGACGCCGTCGTCATCTCCGTCGACTACCGCCTCGCGCCGGAGGTGCCGTTCCCGGGTCCCATCGACGACGCCTACGCGGCGCTGCGCTGGGTCCACGCGAACGCCGCGTCACTCGGCGTCGACCCGTCGCGAATCGTCCTCATGGGGCAGAGCGCCGGTGGCGGGCTCGCCGCCTCATTGGCGCAACTCACCCGCGATGACAACGGGCCCCGGCCCGCGGCGCAGATCCTCATCTACCCCATGCTCGACGCCCGCACGGGGACGGCCCTGGAAGCGGACCCCAACCCGACGACGGGCGAGTTCTCGTGGACGCGTGCGCACACCCGCTTCGGCTGGGAGTCCCTGCGCGGGGACTACCTCCCGACCGACGCCCGCGCCGGGCACTTCTCGGCCTCGCTCGGCCAGGACGTCTCACACCTGCCCCCCGCCTTCATCGCCGTGGGGTCGCTCGACGTCTTCTTCGACGAGTCCATGGACTACGCCCGCCGTCTCTCCCGCGCGGGAGTCTCGGTGGAGCTCCATGTCTACCCCGGGGCCATCCACGGCTTCGATGCCATCCCGAACGCCTGGATGACCACGAGCTTCAAGCGCGAGCTGAACGAGGCGCTCGCCCGGGCGCTCCGTGCGCCGACCGAACTTGCGGCGTGA
- a CDS encoding AAA family ATPase, translated as MESAAPAPLPPSDATPEDLRAVEELAQARNAIVEQIEKRVVGQRDVVEHLLISLFSRGHCLFVGVPGLAKTLLISTLADVLNLSFNRIQFTPDLMPSDITGTDILEEDKTTGRRSFRFMQGPLFANIILADEVNRTPPKTQAALLQAMQEYRITAGGRTYPLELPFLVFATQNPIEQEGTYPLPEAQLDRFMFLVDVGYPTAEEEVQIVKSTTAGAPPKLEKILSPERILALQELVRRVPVPDHVVRYAVELVRHTRPKEAGVPDFVAKNVSWGAGPRASQYLVLASKARAILNGRFVATVEDVRALARPVLRHRVLPNFTAESDGITSVKLIDQLLTVVKG; from the coding sequence ATGGAAAGCGCCGCCCCCGCCCCACTCCCCCCGTCCGACGCCACCCCCGAGGACCTGCGCGCCGTCGAGGAGCTTGCCCAGGCCCGCAACGCCATCGTCGAACAGATTGAGAAGCGCGTCGTCGGCCAGCGGGACGTGGTGGAGCACCTGCTGATTTCGCTCTTCAGCCGCGGCCACTGCCTCTTCGTGGGCGTGCCCGGCCTGGCGAAGACGCTGCTCATCTCCACGCTGGCGGACGTGCTCAACCTGTCCTTCAACCGCATCCAGTTCACGCCGGACCTGATGCCGTCGGACATCACCGGCACGGACATCCTGGAAGAGGACAAGACGACGGGCCGCCGCTCCTTCCGCTTCATGCAGGGGCCGCTGTTCGCGAACATCATCCTCGCGGACGAGGTGAACCGCACGCCGCCCAAGACGCAGGCCGCGCTGCTCCAGGCGATGCAGGAGTACCGCATCACCGCCGGTGGCCGCACGTACCCGCTGGAGCTGCCCTTCCTCGTCTTCGCGACGCAGAACCCCATCGAGCAGGAGGGCACCTATCCCCTCCCCGAAGCGCAGCTGGACCGCTTCATGTTCCTGGTGGACGTGGGCTACCCCACCGCCGAGGAGGAGGTGCAGATCGTCAAGAGCACCACCGCCGGCGCGCCGCCGAAGCTGGAGAAGATTCTGTCCCCCGAGCGCATCCTCGCCCTCCAGGAGCTGGTGCGCCGCGTGCCGGTACCGGACCACGTGGTGCGCTACGCGGTGGAGCTGGTGCGCCACACGCGCCCCAAGGAAGCGGGCGTGCCGGACTTCGTGGCGAAGAACGTGTCGTGGGGCGCGGGTCCTCGCGCGAGCCAGTACCTGGTGCTCGCGTCCAAGGCGCGCGCCATCCTCAACGGCCGCTTCGTGGCCACGGTGGAGGACGTGCGGGCGCTGGCGCGGCCCGTGCTGCGCCACCGCGTGCTGCCCAACTTCACCGCGGAGAGCGACGGCATCACGTCCGTGAAGCTCATCGACCAGCTCCTCACGGTGGTGAAGGGCTAG
- a CDS encoding NAD(P)-dependent alcohol dehydrogenase, translating to MNALTYSRFGGPDVLQHTQQPAPRVRAHHLLIRVRAVSVNPIDGKIRRGELRLLSGARFPKSPGSDFAGVVEEVGEGVEGFSVGDRVFGFPGSMREGTLAELITVAATSVARIPPGLDDVGAAAVSMVGLAALQALRDVASVAPGERVLVNGATGGVGLMLIQLARSRGAHVTAVTSAAGLDVARRFGAQAVHDYRARPLAMLGERFDVVFDLSTKLSFAEARGLLTPRGRHVGFEPSPASLIASKVLGPFRSQKQLLLVTRPSGRDLADLAVKLQAGELLPPPAEVFELSDARGAFERSERGGVIGKVVIRAAP from the coding sequence ATGAACGCACTCACCTACAGCCGCTTCGGCGGTCCTGACGTCCTCCAGCACACCCAGCAGCCGGCGCCCCGCGTCCGCGCCCACCACCTCCTCATCCGCGTCCGAGCCGTCTCGGTGAATCCCATCGACGGGAAGATCCGGCGCGGCGAGCTGCGACTGCTCAGCGGTGCTCGCTTCCCGAAGTCGCCCGGCTCGGACTTCGCTGGTGTCGTCGAGGAGGTGGGGGAGGGCGTCGAAGGTTTCTCGGTCGGAGACCGCGTGTTCGGCTTCCCCGGAAGCATGCGGGAGGGAACGCTCGCCGAGCTCATCACGGTCGCGGCGACCTCCGTCGCCCGGATTCCGCCGGGGCTCGACGACGTCGGGGCCGCGGCGGTCTCGATGGTGGGGCTCGCGGCGCTCCAGGCCTTGCGTGACGTCGCGAGCGTCGCCCCCGGTGAGCGCGTGCTCGTGAACGGCGCGACGGGCGGGGTGGGGCTCATGTTGATCCAGCTCGCCCGGTCACGTGGCGCGCACGTCACCGCCGTCACCTCCGCCGCTGGTCTGGACGTGGCACGGCGGTTCGGTGCCCAGGCGGTCCACGACTACCGCGCCCGGCCGCTCGCGATGCTCGGCGAGCGGTTCGACGTCGTCTTCGACCTGAGCACGAAGCTGTCCTTCGCCGAGGCGCGTGGCCTCCTCACGCCTCGTGGCCGGCACGTAGGGTTCGAGCCGTCGCCCGCGTCGCTCATCGCCTCCAAGGTGCTCGGCCCCTTCCGCAGCCAGAAGCAGCTGCTGCTCGTCACCAGGCCGTCCGGCCGGGACCTCGCGGACCTCGCTGTGAAGCTCCAGGCCGGGGAGCTCCTCCCGCCGCCCGCGGAGGTGTTCGAGCTGTCCGACGCTCGCGGCGCGTTCGAGCGGTCCGAGCGCGGCGGCGTCATCGGCAAGGTCGTCATCCGAGCCGCGCCCTGA
- a CDS encoding winged helix-turn-helix transcriptional regulator has protein sequence MPQTGRSGCPINLTLEQLGDRWSLIVIRDVMFGNRRTYGELLEQSEEGIASNILADRLKRLTASGLLSRRPDPNHRQKGIYSLTEASIQLVPLLSHMAAWGRRHTQPSEELSVRAELLEKGGPPLWDGFMDELRHLHLGKPRPARSVFGELQAAYEKAVARRARR, from the coding sequence ATGCCGCAGACAGGACGCTCCGGCTGTCCCATCAACCTGACGCTCGAACAGCTTGGAGACCGGTGGAGCCTCATCGTCATCCGCGACGTGATGTTCGGGAACCGGCGCACCTATGGGGAGCTGCTGGAGCAGAGCGAGGAGGGCATCGCCTCCAACATCCTCGCGGACCGGCTGAAGCGGCTGACGGCATCCGGCCTGCTGTCGCGACGCCCGGATCCGAACCACCGGCAGAAGGGCATCTACAGCCTCACGGAGGCCTCCATCCAGCTGGTGCCCCTGCTCTCGCACATGGCGGCCTGGGGCCGCCGGCACACGCAGCCGAGCGAGGAGCTGTCGGTTCGCGCGGAGTTGCTGGAGAAGGGCGGCCCGCCCCTCTGGGACGGGTTCATGGACGAGCTGCGCCACCTGCACCTGGGCAAGCCGCGCCCGGCGCGCTCGGTGTTCGGTGAGCTTCAGGCCGCGTACGAGAAGGCCGTCGCGCGGCGTGCCCGGCGGTGA
- a CDS encoding DUF58 domain-containing protein — translation MALLDAQTLSRLQGVKLRARAVMEGVLSGLHKSPHQGQSVEFAEHKEYAPGDELRHLDWKAYGKFDKYYVKRFEHETNLRSVMVVDASASMGYQSGAMSKLEVAKTLAGALSYLLVRQQDAAGLAVMVGGAFRDVPPRASAGHLNVLLDALEHTEAKGPTDLGSAADHLAEVLPRRSTVIVLSDLLDERQEALKRILALRQRKNDVAVFHLVDPAELTFPFDDPTLFLDMEGEGRIEVNPREIKQSYLEEFGAFLADVKAKCAEADVDYELVRTDERLDEVLLRFLGRRGRRR, via the coding sequence ATGGCGCTGCTCGACGCCCAGACGCTGTCCCGCCTCCAGGGCGTGAAGCTGCGCGCCCGCGCCGTGATGGAGGGCGTGCTGTCCGGCCTCCACAAGAGCCCCCATCAGGGTCAGAGCGTGGAGTTCGCCGAACACAAGGAGTACGCCCCCGGCGACGAGCTGCGCCACCTGGACTGGAAGGCCTACGGCAAGTTCGACAAGTACTACGTCAAGCGCTTCGAGCACGAGACGAACCTGCGCTCGGTGATGGTCGTGGATGCGTCCGCGTCCATGGGCTACCAGAGCGGCGCGATGTCCAAGCTGGAGGTGGCCAAGACGCTCGCGGGCGCGCTCAGCTACCTGCTCGTGCGCCAGCAGGACGCGGCGGGCCTGGCCGTCATGGTGGGCGGCGCGTTCCGCGACGTGCCGCCCCGCGCCTCCGCCGGGCACCTCAACGTGCTCCTGGACGCGCTGGAGCACACGGAGGCCAAGGGCCCCACGGACCTGGGCAGCGCGGCGGATCACCTCGCGGAGGTGCTGCCCCGGCGCTCCACCGTCATCGTGCTGTCGGACCTGCTGGATGAACGGCAGGAGGCGCTCAAACGCATCCTGGCCCTGCGGCAGCGCAAGAACGACGTGGCGGTGTTCCACCTGGTGGACCCCGCGGAGCTGACGTTCCCCTTCGACGACCCGACGCTCTTCCTGGACATGGAGGGCGAGGGCCGCATCGAGGTGAACCCGCGTGAAATCAAGCAGAGCTACCTGGAGGAGTTCGGCGCGTTCCTCGCGGACGTGAAGGCGAAGTGCGCCGAGGCCGACGTGGACTACGAGCTGGTGCGCACCGACGAGCGGCTGGATGAGGTGTTGCTGCGCTTCCTGGGACGTCGCGGGAGGCGCCGGTGA
- a CDS encoding glutathione S-transferase family protein yields MALAVYGHPFSSYTQKVLIALYENGTPFEFRNIGPDTPEHTAEWLRRWPLRKFPLLVDGERQVVETSVIIEYLQLAHPGQVRLLPADPMTALDVRFLDRFFDLHVMNMVQHAVNGALTGDATKRKDGLATAVENLERAYAWIEGQLAGRTWATGADFTLADCAAAPSLFYADWTHRIPESCPQLRAYRARLLAHPSVARAVDGGRPFRHLFPLGAPDRD; encoded by the coding sequence ATGGCGCTCGCGGTCTACGGTCACCCCTTCTCCTCCTACACGCAGAAGGTCCTCATCGCGCTGTACGAGAACGGCACGCCCTTCGAGTTCCGGAACATCGGGCCGGACACGCCGGAGCACACGGCCGAGTGGCTGCGTCGCTGGCCGCTGCGCAAGTTCCCGCTGCTGGTGGACGGCGAGCGCCAGGTCGTCGAGACGAGCGTCATCATCGAGTACCTGCAGCTGGCGCATCCCGGGCAGGTCCGCCTGCTGCCCGCGGATCCGATGACCGCGCTGGACGTGCGCTTCCTCGACCGCTTCTTCGACCTGCACGTCATGAACATGGTCCAGCACGCCGTGAATGGCGCGCTGACAGGGGATGCCACGAAGCGGAAGGACGGCCTGGCCACGGCCGTGGAGAACCTGGAGCGCGCCTACGCCTGGATTGAGGGGCAGCTCGCTGGCAGGACCTGGGCCACGGGCGCGGACTTCACGCTGGCGGACTGCGCGGCCGCGCCGTCACTCTTCTACGCGGACTGGACCCACCGCATCCCCGAGTCCTGTCCTCAGTTGCGCGCCTACCGCGCGCGGTTGCTGGCCCACCCGTCCGTCGCCCGAGCGGTGGACGGAGGGCGCCCGTTCCGCCACCTCTTCCCGCTGGGCGCGCCGGACCGGGACTGA
- a CDS encoding LysR family transcriptional regulator → MRSLHHLLEEAHVTRAAKKLGITPAAASNALHRLRVDFDDPLLVRNGRALVRTQRAESLRAPAREVMLAAGRLFDQGRPFDPATATWDIYVTTSDRVAELLLPTLDRLLAARAPGALLTLRTQTPDLGAFLREHGGLAIVPDIAKERDLRSQRLFVDEFVCVMRGAHPLATGRMSLKRFTEWEHVLVAPLAQSRRGGIDVLLEKEGFPRRVTRVVTTFSLALPLIQGSDRLAVLPRSFAAAHAKALGLELRPLPVAMPPLEMLLAWHLGNESDPKHAWVRGLVQEAVRAVGLEPA, encoded by the coding sequence GTGCGCTCGCTCCACCACCTGCTTGAGGAAGCGCACGTCACGCGCGCGGCGAAGAAGCTGGGAATCACGCCCGCGGCGGCGAGCAATGCCCTGCACCGGCTGCGCGTCGACTTCGACGACCCACTCCTGGTCCGCAACGGGAGGGCGCTCGTGCGAACGCAGCGCGCCGAGTCGCTTCGCGCGCCCGCAAGAGAGGTGATGCTGGCGGCCGGGCGGCTGTTCGACCAGGGGCGTCCCTTCGACCCGGCGACGGCGACCTGGGACATCTACGTGACGACGTCGGACCGCGTCGCGGAACTGCTCCTGCCGACGCTCGACCGGCTCCTCGCGGCGCGTGCTCCCGGGGCCCTGCTCACGCTCCGGACCCAGACGCCGGACCTGGGGGCGTTCCTGCGGGAGCACGGCGGGCTCGCCATCGTCCCGGACATCGCGAAGGAGCGGGACCTGCGCTCGCAGCGCTTGTTCGTCGACGAGTTCGTCTGCGTCATGCGCGGGGCGCATCCCCTCGCCACCGGGCGCATGTCGCTGAAGCGATTCACCGAGTGGGAGCACGTCCTCGTCGCCCCACTCGCGCAGTCGCGCCGCGGCGGCATCGACGTGCTCCTGGAGAAGGAGGGCTTCCCGCGTCGCGTGACGCGCGTGGTGACCACGTTCTCCCTGGCACTGCCGCTCATTCAGGGCTCGGACCGACTCGCCGTCCTTCCACGCAGCTTCGCCGCCGCGCACGCGAAGGCGCTCGGGCTCGAGCTGCGGCCCCTGCCTGTCGCGATGCCTCCGCTCGAGATGCTCCTGGCCTGGCATCTGGGGAACGAGAGCGACCCGAAGCACGCCTGGGTCCGCGGTCTCGTGCAGGAGGCCGTCCGCGCCGTGGGCCTGGAGCCCGCATAG